One window of the Klebsiella oxytoca genome contains the following:
- a CDS encoding TetR/AcrR family transcriptional regulator, whose protein sequence is MSEPLVRQRLTREERRKQLIDVAWHIIREEGTDALTLGYLATQAGVTKPVVYDHFDSRSGLFATLYTEYDQRQTARMDEILRNTEPNAEKLALAIANAYIECVLLQGREMPSVIAALAGTPELEKIKQQCVATFTVKCRQYFSPLCESENLSEAAILAMLGSAYGLSAAVVNGIITEPQAKDELFQVIMSMLQRCCRR, encoded by the coding sequence GTGTCTGAACCACTCGTAAGGCAGCGTTTAACGCGAGAAGAGCGGCGTAAACAGCTGATAGATGTCGCCTGGCATATTATCCGGGAAGAAGGGACCGATGCCCTGACGCTGGGCTATCTGGCTACGCAAGCTGGTGTGACTAAACCGGTAGTTTACGATCACTTTGATAGCCGTTCGGGACTTTTCGCCACGCTTTACACCGAATACGACCAACGCCAGACGGCGCGGATGGACGAGATACTGCGTAACACCGAACCCAATGCAGAGAAGCTGGCCCTGGCGATTGCTAACGCCTACATTGAGTGCGTGCTGCTTCAGGGCCGCGAGATGCCCAGCGTCATCGCCGCCCTGGCCGGGACGCCTGAGCTGGAGAAAATCAAGCAGCAGTGTGTCGCTACATTTACCGTGAAATGCCGGCAATATTTTTCGCCGCTTTGCGAAAGTGAAAATCTCAGCGAAGCGGCAATTCTTGCCATGCTAGGTTCCGCCTACGGGCTATCTGCCGCGGTCGTGAACGGCATCATCACGGAACCGCAGGCTAAAGACGAGCTATTTCAGGTGATTATGTCGATGCTGCAGCGCTGCTGCCGTCGCTAA
- a CDS encoding NAD(P)H-dependent oxidoreductase: protein MHALIVVSHPLKTSLTHSVAAAVAQGITESGTQNTAEIADLTQEGFNPVFAEPDIAAFLQTGVTPPDVIAEQARIDNADALVLVFPVYWWSMPGLLKGWIDRVFSNGWAYEETADGKVVKKLGRLRVHLVALGAAGQKTYDKHGFIAAFQTQIAHGIFDYCGATVASSQLLLLPELETAEAYLEAARQSGKTIFG from the coding sequence ATGCATGCATTAATCGTGGTTTCACATCCTTTGAAGACTTCTCTGACCCACAGCGTTGCAGCGGCAGTTGCGCAAGGGATTACCGAATCCGGAACGCAGAATACCGCTGAAATAGCGGATTTGACTCAGGAAGGCTTTAACCCGGTTTTTGCTGAGCCGGATATCGCCGCGTTTCTGCAAACCGGCGTCACGCCGCCAGATGTGATTGCTGAGCAGGCCAGAATTGATAATGCCGATGCGCTGGTGCTGGTCTTTCCCGTTTACTGGTGGTCAATGCCCGGGCTGCTAAAGGGTTGGATCGACCGCGTATTTTCTAACGGCTGGGCCTATGAGGAGACCGCCGACGGCAAGGTGGTGAAGAAGCTGGGACGTCTGCGAGTACATCTGGTGGCATTGGGCGCAGCGGGTCAAAAAACATATGATAAGCATGGATTTATCGCCGCTTTTCAAACGCAAATCGCCCACGGAATTTTTGATTACTGCGGGGCGACCGTAGCCAGTTCGCAGCTGCTGCTGTTGCCGGAGCTGGAAACGGCCGAGGCGTATCTGGAGGCGGCTCGTCAGTCAGGCAAGACGATATTTGGTTAA
- a CDS encoding TerC family protein, protein MNEFFSQWDMVVILLQIIAIDLLLGGDNAVVIAMACRKLPPHQRTKAIIIGTFGAIVARVLLLAVAIYLLSLPWLKVVGALMLLWIGIKLVSNQEEESEVSSSSSLWRTAVTITVADVIMSLDNVLAVAAAGKGHLLLVALGVLISIPIIVAGSKLVLAILNRFPSVVLLGGALIGWIAGSMMVSDVTIKHMFPNAPDALPLIGGTCGAVAVLLEGLRRNRRPSAE, encoded by the coding sequence ATGAATGAGTTTTTCAGTCAGTGGGACATGGTGGTTATTCTGCTGCAAATTATCGCTATCGATCTGTTACTGGGCGGCGACAACGCGGTAGTAATCGCGATGGCCTGCCGTAAGCTGCCGCCGCATCAACGAACCAAAGCCATTATTATCGGTACTTTCGGCGCAATAGTGGCGCGCGTGTTGCTGTTAGCCGTGGCTATCTATTTGCTCTCATTGCCGTGGCTTAAAGTGGTCGGCGCGCTGATGCTGCTGTGGATTGGCATTAAGCTGGTGAGCAATCAGGAAGAAGAGAGTGAAGTCAGCAGTTCCAGCAGCCTGTGGCGTACCGCAGTCACCATAACCGTTGCCGATGTCATTATGTCGCTGGATAACGTACTGGCCGTGGCCGCTGCCGGGAAAGGCCACCTGCTATTGGTTGCGCTGGGCGTGCTGATCAGTATTCCGATTATCGTCGCCGGCAGTAAACTGGTGCTGGCAATCCTCAACCGCTTCCCGTCGGTGGTGCTGTTAGGCGGCGCGCTCATCGGCTGGATTGCCGGTTCGATGATGGTAAGCGACGTGACCATAAAGCATATGTTCCCCAACGCCCCCGATGCACTACCGCTGATTGGCGGGACGTGTGGCGCAGTAGCGGTGCTGCTGGAAGGGCTACGCAGAAATCGCCGGCCCTCCGCGGAATAG
- a CDS encoding VOC family protein, translating into MLTADISILYVKNVMESSDFYESLLGCKPVEKSPTFALFVIGNKFKLGLWSCYTVEPAVNVNHTPRIATGEIVFTVQSKDDIDALYNEWCIKNKVTVIQKPVTLDFGYAFAVIDPDGHRLRVCVLGPE; encoded by the coding sequence ATGTTGACTGCCGATATTTCAATATTATATGTAAAAAACGTCATGGAAAGCAGTGATTTTTATGAATCATTGCTGGGTTGTAAACCAGTGGAAAAAAGCCCCACATTTGCTTTATTTGTCATAGGTAACAAATTTAAACTAGGCTTATGGTCATGCTATACCGTTGAGCCAGCGGTAAATGTAAATCACACCCCCAGGATTGCTACAGGTGAAATCGTTTTTACTGTTCAAAGTAAAGATGATATTGATGCCTTGTATAACGAGTGGTGTATAAAAAATAAAGTTACAGTCATTCAAAAACCAGTCACGCTTGACTTTGGTTATGCATTTGCAGTTATTGATCCTGATGGTCATCGACTTCGCGTTTGTGTTTTAGGGCCAGAATAA
- a CDS encoding DMT family transporter: protein MKSGKYIGIIYALLAAIFNGTVGVMSVKLFQAGLSSSEVAFYKCLIGLFIVLAVIIFSGKIKHAVQFIKSKWIVGLVCAFLGFFILYHFETKAYTTTNVSTVVFVLFGSATVFSFLLSAVAEKRMLSFNELITIVLSLCGLYLIFAQGGGINMALNEGLICAIIAGLGYGGFLFLSRKLNFGAGIPQMFTLLFFGSIYLFIPFDKAVDISSLTLWSIALLVLLAILPTIGGFWCTTKALTLTSSQSVQLIELSEPVFAILFSLLILGQQPTLAQVAGGGLIFASIFLHEFNIIERLLSSGRFKKAI, encoded by the coding sequence ATGAAATCGGGTAAATATATTGGGATCATTTATGCTCTTCTTGCTGCTATATTTAATGGCACAGTTGGCGTAATGAGTGTAAAGCTTTTCCAGGCAGGCCTGTCATCCAGTGAGGTAGCATTCTATAAATGCTTAATTGGTCTTTTTATCGTGTTAGCAGTGATAATTTTTTCAGGAAAGATAAAACATGCAGTTCAGTTTATCAAGTCTAAATGGATTGTCGGATTAGTATGTGCATTCTTAGGTTTTTTTATCCTTTATCATTTCGAAACAAAAGCCTACACAACGACAAATGTATCCACTGTTGTATTTGTTCTGTTTGGTAGCGCTACTGTTTTTTCCTTTTTATTATCAGCGGTCGCTGAAAAACGTATGTTGTCATTTAACGAATTGATTACTATCGTTTTATCCCTTTGCGGTTTATACCTTATTTTTGCGCAAGGTGGGGGAATAAATATGGCATTAAACGAAGGGTTAATCTGTGCCATCATAGCGGGTTTGGGTTACGGTGGATTCCTGTTCCTTTCCCGCAAACTCAACTTCGGAGCCGGTATACCGCAGATGTTCACGCTTCTTTTTTTTGGTTCAATCTATTTATTTATCCCTTTTGATAAAGCCGTGGATATTTCGTCTCTTACCCTGTGGAGCATCGCACTATTGGTACTTCTCGCCATCCTGCCTACAATTGGTGGTTTCTGGTGTACAACAAAAGCATTGACTCTTACTTCCAGCCAATCCGTTCAGTTGATAGAGCTTTCAGAACCTGTTTTTGCAATCCTTTTTAGCCTGTTAATCCTTGGACAACAGCCGACACTGGCACAAGTAGCTGGGGGCGGATTAATTTTTGCTTCAATTTTCCTCCATGAGTTCAACATCATAGAACGCCTGCTATCTTCAGGTCGTTTTAAGAAAGCTATTTAA
- the cbpA gene encoding curved DNA-binding protein — protein MELKDYYAILGVQPTDDLKTIKTAYRRLARKYHPDVSKETDAEAKFKDLAEAWEVLKDDQRRAEYDQLWQHRNDPHFGRQQHSHEQGYSQQDFDDIFSSMFGQQAHHSRRQHGVRGHDLEIEVALFLEETLAEQTRTISYKLPVYNVFGMVESETPKTLNVKIPAGVVDGQRIRLKGQGTPGENGGQNGDLWLVIHIAPHPLFDIVGHNLEIVLPLAPWEAALGTRVTIPTLKESILLTIPPGSQAGQRLRVKGKGLVSKTTTGDLYAVIKIVMPPKPDEKSRELWQQLADAHSSFEPRKTWGKA, from the coding sequence ATGGAATTAAAGGATTATTATGCCATTTTAGGGGTTCAGCCAACGGACGATCTGAAAACTATTAAGACCGCATATCGTCGTCTGGCACGCAAATATCACCCCGATGTCAGCAAAGAAACCGATGCCGAAGCCAAATTTAAAGATCTTGCCGAAGCATGGGAAGTGCTTAAAGATGACCAGCGCCGCGCCGAATATGACCAGCTCTGGCAACACCGCAACGATCCGCATTTTGGCCGTCAGCAGCATTCCCATGAGCAAGGCTACAGCCAGCAGGACTTCGACGACATCTTCTCCTCGATGTTTGGCCAGCAGGCGCACCATAGCCGCCGCCAGCACGGCGTACGCGGCCACGATCTGGAGATAGAGGTCGCGCTTTTCCTTGAAGAGACCTTAGCCGAGCAGACGCGCACCATCAGCTATAAGCTGCCGGTTTATAACGTCTTTGGCATGGTTGAAAGCGAAACGCCGAAGACCCTGAACGTGAAAATCCCTGCGGGCGTCGTTGACGGCCAGCGCATCCGCCTGAAAGGCCAGGGCACCCCCGGCGAAAATGGCGGCCAGAACGGCGACCTGTGGCTGGTGATTCATATCGCCCCGCATCCGTTGTTTGATATCGTCGGCCATAACCTTGAAATCGTCCTGCCGCTGGCGCCGTGGGAAGCCGCATTAGGTACCAGGGTCACCATCCCGACGCTGAAAGAGAGCATTCTGCTTACCATTCCGCCAGGCAGCCAGGCAGGGCAGCGCCTGCGCGTTAAGGGTAAAGGGCTGGTCAGCAAAACCACCACCGGCGACCTGTATGCGGTAATAAAAATCGTCATGCCGCCAAAACCAGATGAGAAGAGCCGCGAGCTCTGGCAACAGCTGGCCGATGCCCATTCCAGCTTCGAGCCGCGTAAGACATGGGGGAAAGCCTGA
- a CDS encoding DsbA family protein: MPGHKNLLTLAFISSVLFPVMAAAADAPTFTPEQEARIGKIAADYLVAHPEVLLQASQKLQQIQAQQQASAATQAVLKNAAALTQDKNTPTYGPKDGKVTVIEFFDYQCVYCSRLAPVMEQVIKENPQTRFAFKEWPIFGSRWEGSLEAAKTGLQVYQQKGAEAYLTYHNGIYSTGHNEGKLTVADIQQQAKKVGFDAKKAADVQSALESTNQLAQEIGLSGTPGVIVMPTTGATEATITVFPGLADKASLDAAIKKAGG; this comes from the coding sequence ATGCCCGGCCATAAGAATTTACTCACACTCGCTTTTATTAGCTCCGTCCTGTTTCCGGTGATGGCGGCCGCCGCTGATGCTCCGACTTTCACTCCGGAACAGGAAGCCCGCATTGGCAAAATAGCTGCGGATTATTTAGTTGCACATCCGGAAGTGCTGCTGCAGGCCAGCCAGAAGCTGCAGCAGATTCAGGCACAACAGCAGGCCAGCGCGGCGACTCAGGCGGTGCTGAAGAACGCTGCTGCGTTGACTCAGGATAAAAATACGCCTACCTATGGCCCGAAGGATGGCAAGGTGACGGTGATAGAATTCTTTGATTATCAATGCGTTTATTGCAGCCGACTGGCGCCGGTAATGGAGCAGGTCATCAAAGAGAACCCGCAAACCCGTTTTGCTTTCAAAGAGTGGCCTATTTTTGGCAGCCGCTGGGAAGGCTCGCTTGAGGCGGCGAAAACCGGCCTGCAGGTTTATCAACAGAAGGGTGCAGAGGCTTATCTGACCTACCATAACGGTATCTACTCCACCGGGCATAACGAAGGTAAGCTGACGGTGGCCGACATCCAGCAGCAGGCGAAGAAGGTGGGATTCGACGCGAAGAAAGCGGCGGACGTACAATCGGCGCTGGAAAGCACTAATCAGCTGGCGCAGGAAATTGGCCTGAGCGGTACGCCTGGGGTTATCGTCATGCCGACTACCGGCGCGACGGAAGCGACGATTACCGTCTTCCCGGGACTGGCCGATAAAGCCTCGCTCGATGCAGCGATCAAGAAAGCGGGCGGCTGA
- a CDS encoding alpha/beta hydrolase — protein sequence MNKVKQLLITAGLMAVSSMALSATAGDESPTSQHPWLDKDVKTFMDEVASATKTPLYELSYKDARKVLADAQAKPVQKPDVDTQDITLALGESLGDVKVRITRPKGAEGELPVLFYVHGGGWVLGDENTHDRLLREFTAGAKIAVASIVYTPSPEAQYPKPLHQIYAAIQDLIKDADKYKFSKEKYAIAGDSVGGNMATAIAIMSKDKNEPKLGLQVLLYPVTNAKFDDGSYTSFAEGPWLTKKAMEWFWDAYAPDKAKRSEKLASPLQASLEELSGLPETFIITDQNDVLRDEGEAYAQKLIDAGVKVTAVRYNGTTHDFMMLNGLTDTAPTRAAVAQTIDVLKAFYGTK from the coding sequence ATGAATAAAGTCAAGCAGTTACTTATAACCGCTGGATTAATGGCTGTTTCTTCCATGGCATTGTCGGCAACTGCAGGGGATGAGTCCCCTACATCTCAGCATCCATGGCTTGATAAAGATGTTAAAACATTCATGGATGAGGTTGCTTCAGCTACAAAAACGCCTTTGTATGAGCTCAGCTACAAGGATGCCAGAAAAGTGCTGGCAGACGCGCAAGCAAAGCCGGTACAAAAACCTGATGTGGATACCCAGGATATTACTCTGGCCCTGGGAGAATCTCTTGGCGATGTAAAAGTACGCATTACGCGACCGAAAGGCGCAGAGGGTGAACTCCCGGTACTCTTTTATGTTCATGGAGGAGGCTGGGTTCTGGGGGATGAAAATACGCACGATAGATTGTTAAGAGAATTTACCGCAGGCGCTAAAATCGCGGTTGCCAGTATTGTTTATACTCCTTCTCCTGAAGCTCAGTATCCTAAACCGCTCCATCAAATTTATGCCGCAATACAGGATCTGATTAAAGATGCTGATAAGTATAAATTTTCCAAAGAAAAATATGCTATTGCCGGTGATAGTGTTGGCGGTAATATGGCGACCGCTATCGCGATCATGAGCAAGGATAAAAATGAACCGAAGCTTGGTTTGCAAGTATTATTATACCCGGTAACAAATGCTAAATTTGATGATGGGTCGTACACCAGTTTTGCTGAAGGTCCCTGGTTAACCAAAAAAGCGATGGAATGGTTCTGGGATGCTTATGCGCCAGATAAAGCCAAACGCAGTGAAAAACTTGCCTCACCGTTACAGGCCAGCCTCGAAGAGCTCTCCGGGCTACCGGAAACGTTTATTATTACCGATCAAAACGATGTTCTGCGCGATGAGGGAGAAGCCTATGCGCAGAAATTAATCGATGCCGGCGTGAAAGTGACTGCGGTTCGTTATAATGGTACTACCCATGACTTTATGATGTTAAATGGCTTAACCGATACGGCTCCGACAAGAGCTGCAGTGGCACAAACAATTGATGTGCTTAAAGCGTTCTACGGAACAAAATAA
- the cbpM gene encoding chaperone modulator CbpM, whose product MAKITVTFTITEFCLHTGLSEEELNEIVGLGMIEPRQPQRENWLFDDSAVTIVHRAVRLRRELELDWPGIAVALTLLDENARLSRENKILQHRLARFLTHS is encoded by the coding sequence ATGGCTAAGATAACAGTGACGTTCACGATTACCGAGTTTTGTCTCCACACCGGCCTTTCCGAAGAGGAGCTTAACGAAATTGTTGGCCTCGGGATGATTGAACCGCGCCAGCCGCAGCGGGAAAACTGGCTGTTTGATGACAGCGCGGTAACCATCGTGCATCGCGCCGTACGCTTACGCAGAGAGCTGGAGCTGGACTGGCCGGGTATCGCCGTCGCCTTAACGCTGCTGGATGAGAACGCACGTCTGAGCCGTGAAAATAAAATTCTGCAACATCGCCTGGCGCGCTTTCTGACGCATAGTTAA
- a CDS encoding OmpA family protein, with product MMMKQMKLGLLASACAVLLLTGCTRSLSNPDAQGKTTQPVFPDPTSAVRSEGSYPDVNALAKIRPGMSKAQVYELLGVPHFKEGVMRVKEWDYIFHFPVAGGADITCQYKVLYDSSMKVGDTHFLPENCLTQLAPAKPAVMQRELNAEALFAFASAQLSAQGESQIRQMAADIRQSGLDVRHITITGHTDRFGSAESNLRLSQARAESVKRVLVASGLSANLISSVGMGASMPRVQCEGGKSAATIACLAPNRRITVDVQ from the coding sequence ATGATGATGAAACAGATGAAGTTAGGCCTGCTGGCCTCAGCCTGTGCGGTACTGCTGCTGACAGGATGTACCCGGAGCCTGAGCAACCCGGACGCGCAGGGGAAGACGACACAGCCGGTCTTCCCTGACCCGACATCAGCGGTCAGAAGTGAAGGCAGCTACCCGGATGTCAATGCGCTGGCGAAAATCAGGCCGGGGATGAGCAAAGCCCAGGTGTATGAGCTGCTGGGCGTTCCGCACTTTAAGGAAGGCGTGATGCGGGTTAAGGAGTGGGATTATATCTTCCACTTCCCGGTGGCCGGTGGGGCCGACATTACCTGCCAGTACAAGGTGCTGTACGACAGCAGCATGAAAGTGGGCGACACGCACTTCCTGCCGGAAAACTGCCTGACGCAGCTGGCACCGGCGAAGCCTGCGGTCATGCAGCGTGAACTGAACGCGGAAGCCCTGTTTGCCTTTGCCAGCGCGCAGTTAAGCGCTCAGGGGGAATCGCAGATCCGCCAGATGGCGGCGGACATCCGCCAGTCCGGGCTGGACGTGCGCCATATCACCATTACCGGTCATACCGATCGTTTTGGCTCAGCGGAAAGCAACCTGCGCCTGTCGCAGGCCCGGGCGGAGTCCGTGAAGCGGGTGCTGGTCGCCAGCGGCCTGTCGGCGAACCTTATCTCCTCTGTGGGGATGGGGGCGTCCATGCCGCGGGTGCAGTGTGAAGGCGGTAAATCAGCAGCAACCATCGCCTGCCTGGCGCCGAACCGGCGCATCACGGTGGACGTGCAGTAA
- a CDS encoding EVE domain-containing protein, giving the protein MKYWLAVACGEHVEYGYTGHFMQVCHGKRAPLARMKSGDGIVYYSPSMKFMKKDRLMAFTAIGYIKEGEVYQFDMGDGFVPFRRDVRWLSNCKCPISNMLDTLEFTSGNKNWGYQLRFGILEISGHDFLSILNKMK; this is encoded by the coding sequence ATGAAATACTGGCTGGCAGTGGCCTGCGGAGAACATGTTGAGTATGGCTACACAGGTCATTTTATGCAGGTTTGCCATGGAAAAAGAGCGCCGTTGGCGCGAATGAAAAGTGGTGATGGAATAGTATACTATTCACCATCCATGAAGTTCATGAAAAAAGATCGCCTGATGGCATTTACCGCTATTGGGTATATTAAAGAGGGAGAAGTTTATCAGTTTGACATGGGGGACGGATTTGTCCCTTTCAGAAGAGATGTCAGATGGTTAAGTAATTGTAAATGTCCGATATCAAATATGCTGGACACCCTTGAATTCACATCAGGGAATAAAAACTGGGGATATCAATTGAGATTTGGCATTCTGGAGATATCCGGCCATGACTTTTTATCAATCCTCAATAAGATGAAGTAA
- a CDS encoding DUF1176 domain-containing protein, with protein sequence MRSLLWVAIMGLFSTPLLAASPQGFSFAYKDWELACDNTGTCRAAGYGVTLGEVSVLLTRNAGAAQHVIAMATFAQTERDIPPDATVNLFIDDRDNGSLDAVDESHFRFDDTQTTALIQALERNGKIELVLNGERKLLSSAGSSAVFLKMDEFQQRLGTADALLRKGDAGDDNVLLATPAPEIIAAPVVPNAATAELTAKQRQKLLPQLVPLLNSRCDDWQNADIPASERQLTATALDKNHILVQALCWRAAYNDGYAIWVVDKALQTQPQLVTTDASSYADGVLIFFNKGRGVADCISGEERVWNGKTFVQSLKYTTGACREIAPGGAWMLPTFVNKVIPEQQKDADNNALKALYNAVLKEQKVNPELDLNKIAEQFPLTGNVSHFTLSYADDSLVTTTKPAADISDDEWQAFLQSGISADSENGKVSFTLVDLDGDGRRDLIIDSYVGGTGLFSYTGILKRSDNVFETVNSDDSGNGDDFDAGVPGAIYSLNGRGANQWSHWVRINGQVYALWYNGQFGEDNLYLLRPFSASSSTPAVTVRYRYTLNDIRSPDKDQPLTPALSDREKSDLLKSLEVMQSNLLKDKPQSDNDAPICPIPPGTSSDDADSYYSGVASNYIYETVAYIPVWLNDKCFIGTIFSHHGAYRHGVDAEIAISSPRNDEDVVGDYTISGLRRAISVTSGWKIREGDNGMM encoded by the coding sequence ATGCGCTCTCTTCTTTGGGTTGCGATTATGGGGCTGTTTTCAACACCGCTTCTGGCAGCCTCTCCGCAAGGTTTCTCTTTCGCGTATAAAGACTGGGAGCTCGCCTGCGATAACACCGGCACCTGCCGGGCCGCAGGCTATGGAGTAACCCTGGGCGAAGTCAGCGTGCTGTTGACCCGCAATGCGGGCGCGGCGCAGCACGTCATCGCTATGGCAACCTTCGCGCAAACCGAGCGCGATATTCCTCCCGACGCCACGGTAAATCTGTTCATTGACGATCGGGATAACGGTTCCCTTGATGCCGTCGATGAGAGTCATTTTCGCTTTGATGATACCCAGACGACTGCCCTGATTCAGGCCCTGGAGCGCAACGGCAAAATTGAACTTGTGCTTAACGGCGAGCGTAAGCTGCTCTCCAGCGCGGGCAGCAGCGCCGTCTTCCTGAAAATGGATGAGTTCCAGCAGCGCCTGGGCACTGCCGATGCGCTCTTACGTAAAGGCGACGCCGGCGATGACAACGTTCTGTTAGCGACACCCGCGCCGGAAATTATCGCCGCGCCGGTTGTCCCAAATGCGGCTACTGCGGAGCTAACGGCAAAACAGCGGCAGAAACTGCTTCCCCAGCTAGTTCCTCTGTTAAACAGCCGGTGTGATGACTGGCAAAACGCGGATATTCCGGCGTCTGAGCGCCAGCTCACCGCCACCGCTCTGGATAAAAACCATATCCTGGTTCAGGCGTTGTGCTGGCGCGCAGCCTATAACGACGGCTACGCCATATGGGTTGTCGACAAAGCGCTGCAGACGCAGCCTCAGCTGGTGACCACTGACGCCTCAAGCTATGCCGACGGTGTGCTTATCTTTTTTAATAAAGGCCGCGGCGTCGCCGACTGCATCAGCGGTGAAGAGCGCGTCTGGAATGGCAAAACGTTCGTGCAGAGCCTTAAATATACCACCGGCGCCTGCCGGGAAATCGCCCCCGGCGGAGCGTGGATGCTGCCTACCTTCGTCAACAAAGTGATTCCAGAACAGCAAAAAGACGCGGATAACAACGCGCTAAAGGCGTTATATAACGCCGTGTTAAAAGAGCAGAAGGTGAATCCTGAACTGGATCTCAATAAGATCGCCGAGCAGTTTCCCCTCACCGGTAATGTCAGCCATTTTACGCTGAGCTATGCGGACGACTCTTTGGTAACGACGACGAAGCCTGCAGCTGATATCAGCGATGATGAGTGGCAGGCGTTTCTGCAATCCGGTATCAGCGCCGACTCCGAAAACGGTAAGGTCAGCTTTACCCTGGTTGACCTCGATGGTGACGGCAGACGCGATTTGATTATCGACAGCTACGTCGGCGGTACCGGGCTCTTTAGCTATACCGGAATATTAAAACGCAGCGACAACGTTTTTGAGACAGTGAACAGCGACGATAGCGGCAATGGCGATGATTTTGACGCAGGCGTCCCCGGCGCAATCTATTCCCTTAACGGTCGCGGCGCCAACCAGTGGAGCCACTGGGTACGCATTAACGGCCAGGTTTATGCGCTGTGGTATAACGGCCAGTTTGGTGAAGATAATCTCTATCTATTGCGTCCATTTAGCGCTTCGAGCAGCACGCCGGCGGTAACGGTGCGCTATCGCTATACGCTCAATGACATCCGCTCGCCGGACAAAGACCAGCCGCTGACGCCCGCGCTAAGCGATAGAGAAAAATCAGATCTGCTGAAGTCGCTGGAGGTTATGCAGAGCAACCTGCTGAAAGATAAACCGCAGAGCGACAACGACGCGCCGATTTGCCCTATTCCGCCCGGTACGTCATCCGACGACGCGGACAGCTATTACAGCGGCGTAGCGTCTAATTATATTTATGAAACCGTGGCGTATATTCCGGTCTGGCTAAACGATAAATGTTTTATCGGCACTATCTTTAGCCATCATGGCGCCTATCGTCATGGCGTGGATGCAGAGATTGCAATCAGTTCTCCGCGCAATGACGAGGACGTGGTTGGCGACTACACGATATCCGGATTGCGCCGCGCTATCTCGGTGACAAGCGGGTGGAAAATCCGCGAAGGCGATAACGGAATGATGTAA
- a CDS encoding helix-turn-helix transcriptional regulator produces the protein MVDSIVRSEPHVLPDVSLQTIPMIPEAKIKHMTRTQRLLELIQILRSHRYPVTAVFLSQELNVSVRSVYRDITTLTQQGAEIEGSAGIGYKLKSDFNIPPLMFNKNEVDALILGLNWVMQNTNEELNTAANNVMAKIHSVLPEYLANEIDNHSLLISSDFDHRHHNYLNEIRKAITSRNIVRINYADKNDVITSRDIWPVALGFFDTSRMLAGWCELRQTFRSFRLDRIKELTVTERRYPQTRQKLLKDWKEHESIPQKKTY, from the coding sequence ATGGTAGACTCTATCGTACGCTCTGAACCGCATGTACTTCCTGACGTATCCCTGCAAACGATACCGATGATTCCTGAGGCTAAAATAAAACATATGACAAGAACCCAACGCCTTCTTGAGCTGATACAAATCCTACGTTCTCACCGCTATCCAGTGACTGCTGTGTTTCTGTCACAGGAACTGAATGTGAGCGTTCGCAGTGTTTATCGCGATATCACCACGCTTACCCAACAGGGAGCTGAGATTGAAGGCAGTGCCGGTATTGGCTATAAACTTAAGTCAGACTTCAATATTCCACCACTAATGTTTAATAAAAATGAAGTCGATGCTTTAATCCTGGGATTAAACTGGGTTATGCAAAACACAAACGAAGAATTAAATACCGCAGCGAATAACGTTATGGCAAAGATTCATTCGGTCCTCCCTGAATACCTTGCAAATGAAATAGATAATCACTCCCTACTTATCTCTTCAGACTTTGATCATAGGCATCACAACTATCTCAATGAAATACGAAAAGCAATAACCAGTCGGAATATAGTCAGGATTAATTACGCTGATAAAAATGACGTTATAACCTCAAGAGATATCTGGCCTGTTGCTTTAGGTTTCTTTGATACGTCGCGCATGCTGGCAGGCTGGTGTGAATTACGTCAGACATTTCGTAGTTTTCGTCTGGACAGAATTAAAGAGCTTACTGTCACTGAACGTCGCTATCCACAGACCCGACAGAAGCTTCTGAAAGACTGGAAAGAACACGAAAGTATTCCTCAAAAGAAAACCTACTGA